The genomic region GTCCACGCGCCGGCCCCGTCGCAGTCCCGCCTGACCCTGCTCGCGCGCGCCGCGCTGGTCCGCCTCTGGCTCGTCTGCCTGAGCGGCTTCGCGCTCGCCGGGGCGCTCCTGGCGCTCCTGCCGGTGATCTGGCGGCGGGCGCCGGTGGGCCGGCGGCTGCACCCGCCCCGGCGCGAGGCGCGCGTCATCCCGCTCGCGCCGCCCCGCCGCGCCAACCACTCCTGAGCGCGTGAGGGTCCGGCCGTGCGGATCGGCATCGTGACCGAGCACTACGGCCCCGGGAGCTCGGGCGTGGTGGATCACGTCCGGCACTTCGCTCGCGAGGCGCGGCGGCTCGGCCACGCGGTCAAGATCGTGACCGGCGGCGCCCCGGCCGGCTGCGCCCCGGAGGACGGGCCGGAGGTGATCCGGCTCGGCTCCTCGCGGCCGCTCCTCCACGGCGGCGCCCTCACGCGGGTCTCGACCGGGCTCGGCACCTCCCGCGCGATGCGCGAGGTGCTGGCCCGCGAGCGGTTCGACGTGGTCCACGTCCACTGCCCGCTCACGCCGGTGCTGCCGCTGCTGGCGCTCCACCACGCCACCGGGCCGGTGGTCGGCACCTTCCACGGGCAGTTCCGGCCCTGGCTCCCGCTCCGGCTCGGGCGCGGGGTGCTGCAGCGGTACCTCGACCGGCTCGACGCGGCCGTCGCGGTCTCGCGCGCCTGCCTCACCGCCCTGCGCGGCCGGCTGCGCGCCGACTTCGCCATCATCCCGAACGGCGTGGACCTGGAGCGCTTCGCGCGCGGGCGGCGGCTCCGCCGGTACGACGACGGGCGGGTGAACGTGCTGTTCGCCGGGCGGCCCGAGCCGCGCGGCGGGCTCGACCGGATGATCGCCGCCTTCCTGGTCCTCCGCGCGCAGCTCGACTGCCGGCTGCTCGTGCTGGGGGAGGGGCCGCTCCTCCCGCGCTACAAGGCGCTCGTGCCGGTCGAGGCCCGCGAGGAGGTGGTCTTCGCGGGCGAGGTGGGCGACGCGCGCCCGGACTGGTTCGCGACCGCCGACGTGGTCTGCGCCCCGACCCGGAGCGCCACCTTCGGCATGCCGCTCCTCGAGGCGATGGCGGCGGGCAAGCCGGTGATCGCGTCGGACGTGGACGGCCACCGCGAGGTGCTGCGCCAGGGGCGCGAGGGGGAGCTGGTGGACCCCGACGACGAGCGCGCCTGGGCGCGGGCCATCCTGCGGGCGACGCGCGAGCCGGCCCGGGGCGCGGCGCTGGGCGAGCGGGGACGGCAGACGGCCCAGCGGTACGCCTGGCCGGTGGTGGCGCGGGAGGTGCTCGCGCTGTACCGCTCGATCGGCGTGAGGGGGTAGGGCCCCGCGGAGCTTGCGGCCGGTCAGCTCCGGCGCGATGCTGCCCGCCCGCGCACGACCGCCGGAGACCCCGTTGAGCACGAGCCCCGCCGAGCGCCAGCGCGCCGAACCGCCCCGACGCCTCGCCGGCCCCGCCGTGCAGCTCCTCGGGCTGCTGGTGCTCCTCGCCTTCGGGATCCTGGCGCTCGAGCGGGTGGATCGGGCGGCGCTGCGGCGGGCGCTCTCGGGCGCGGAGGTCTGGCCGCTCGTCCTCGCCACCGCCGGCAACTTCGGCGCCATCGCGCTGCAGGCCGCCCGCTGGCGCGCCCTCGTCCAGCCCGCGGCGCCGCGGGTGCGCTACCGGGACGCCTGGCTCAGCCTCAACGCCGGCTACGCCGTGGGGCTCGCGCTCCCGGCCCGCACCAACGACGTGGTGCGGATCCACCTGCTCGCCCGCCGCAGCGGCGCCTCCATGGCCGCGCTGGCCGGCACCGCTGCCATCGACCACCTGGTCGGCGGCGTCACCCTGCTCGCGCTGCTGGTCGCGGCGCCGCTGCTCGCCCCGCTCCCGCGCTGGGCGAGCCACGCGGCGCTGGGGGCGCTGGGGGCGCTCGCGGCGGGGGGGCTCGCGATCTGGCTGCTCCGGCCGCGGGGGCGGGGGGCGCCCTCGCACGGCGGCCTCTCCGGCTTCGTCGGGCGGCTGCGGCACGGGCTGCTCGCGGCCGAGACCCCGGCCG from Anaeromyxobacter paludicola harbors:
- a CDS encoding glycosyltransferase family 4 protein; translated protein: MRIGIVTEHYGPGSSGVVDHVRHFAREARRLGHAVKIVTGGAPAGCAPEDGPEVIRLGSSRPLLHGGALTRVSTGLGTSRAMREVLARERFDVVHVHCPLTPVLPLLALHHATGPVVGTFHGQFRPWLPLRLGRGVLQRYLDRLDAAVAVSRACLTALRGRLRADFAIIPNGVDLERFARGRRLRRYDDGRVNVLFAGRPEPRGGLDRMIAAFLVLRAQLDCRLLVLGEGPLLPRYKALVPVEAREEVVFAGEVGDARPDWFATADVVCAPTRSATFGMPLLEAMAAGKPVIASDVDGHREVLRQGREGELVDPDDERAWARAILRATREPARGAALGERGRQTAQRYAWPVVAREVLALYRSIGVRG
- a CDS encoding lysylphosphatidylglycerol synthase transmembrane domain-containing protein, whose amino-acid sequence is MSTSPAERQRAEPPRRLAGPAVQLLGLLVLLAFGILALERVDRAALRRALSGAEVWPLVLATAGNFGAIALQAARWRALVQPAAPRVRYRDAWLSLNAGYAVGLALPARTNDVVRIHLLARRSGASMAALAGTAAIDHLVGGVTLLALLVAAPLLAPLPRWASHAALGALGALAAGGLAIWLLRPRGRGAPSHGGLSGFVGRLRHGLLAAETPAALARSAAFALGSWGAELVIALLALRAFHLPTTPETALLCVLATTLSAAASVSPGNAGAFELSAVLALASLGVAHAPALAFALGYHLVHLLPVAVAGGGWLLLSQARRALPGGAR